TATATAAactcaaataaaaaacaaagtagAAACATGAATTCTGTGTTCTTCAATACTACTTTATAGTCAACACTCAAAGTTCACTGTGTGGTGATTTCAGATGCATCGTTTTCTGTAATCATTGATCTGTAATTACAACTGAATTGCGGCTTACTGCACTTACTTACTTTCACTAGAACATTGTACAAGAGCAACATGGATGCTACTTTTATTATAAAATGAGTTGTTTAAAATGATGTATTTAATAGGTTTTAGGTAAAAGCTAATGATTCTCCAGTATTGCATAAAGAACTGTCAGTTGAGAGTGCATTTTAACTTATATTgaatatataattttattttgctgttttaacAAAGATCTCAAAATAAGACCATATACAGTGGATTTTCTGGCATCACCATCTCTAGAAACAGATCTTATGAGAACTTTAGCTTTACTGTGGTCCACTTTCCCAGACAAGGCCTGATTTAGAATGTGACTGACTAGCCTGACTATGAATCTCCGTAGAGCCTACGACGTACCCTACGCAAGTGGCCATTGTTGCTACCAGCATTTATGCTCAAACCTTGGAAAGTAAAATAACTTGTGCACTAACtagaaagaaaatacatatCCATATAAGGATGACTTtgcctttttttatttacaagtACTGGAAAAGGTGACATGGGGGACAACCAGTGCAAAATCTGTACATAATTTCAGTTGCAGGTTTCTTATATACACAAGTGAACGGGAAAGTGAATACACTCCGTCATGCATGTAACAGTTCACAACACAGCAAAGGACATGGTGTAAAGGTGATTTAGTTGTAGTCTGTGATACTCAGGCTGCTCATTATCCAACTGCCTTATGAAAATAAACTGACAACAAATCAGGCTCACAACAGAAAAGGACCCATGACTTAACAATGTACCCTCTTGAGACACAAAACAATTAATCATGGAGTTATTAGAGCAAGTTGGAACACACCAGGATTTTAAGTAATGGCCCTCAAGTCCATAATGATATTACATCAAGGCAAGATTCAGCACATTTCCCCTGATGAACTTAAAAAGGGGGcgagaatagaaaaaaaaaggccctCTTTGTTGGGCAGGAACAAGATGTTTTATGATGGAAAGTTGAGGGTAAAGTGCATAAAAGCTTAAAATTAAAAGAGGGGAGGGTCAGAAAATTAAGAGGTATTCCACTAAAACTTGCAGCACACACAGCTTAACAATGGAGGGAGAGAAGCAATCACAAGTATCAGGTCAACTGTCTCTCCAGCTTTGTTCTACAATGGCAGAGACGCGTTTCTCATATTCCCGTTTGTTCTCCTGGTACAGCTGAGCTGCCTGGCTGTTGGCCGGACTGTTGGGGTTTGGCTCATCAAGCAGGGACTGCAGGGGGAGAGAAGATTAATACAGAAGGCGAGaatatttaaatggaaaacaaCAAACCTGAATCAACTCATTCATCTACTCAGTACTCCTAAAAGatggaacaaaaaacaaaactgtcatGCCCTTTAGCTATTGTGCAACGTTATTGCACAATACTGAGAATACTTTTACAAACTAAAATCTCTAATCTTTTGAatttaattataaattttaTCTTCTATCATTTGTATATtgattattttcatgtattAACAGCACTTAATGAATCAACACTACATTATAAATGAGTTGATATATAAGAAAACAATATTCAGAAATCCTCAGATGTTACCGATATGTTGAAGCTTACACTTTGGGACATTTGTTTAGTTCACATGATATCAGTGGAGATTATTCAATCAGTGGGTGGTCAGCTGCAGTCCTACACACTGACATTAAACTTAGTCTCAGTGGATGAGCCTGAATTTGCAGTAGCAGCTTTTCGTTTCTCAgagaaatatatacatattatttctattatatattataatattgcCACAATGATTAGTCAATTGGAAATGCACTTAATGTTTCCATAATCAAATTAACAATAATATGCCATAATAATgaaatcttttcttttattgttaaatATTGACACTTCTTACCTGGATAGATGTTAGAATAGAAGACACATCATAAGTGGGGCTCCAACGATTCTGTAGGATGTCTAAACATATACTGCCATCCGCGTAGACTGTAGAGAAAAAACAATTATTAACAGGCCACAATTAACACTAACACTATAACGAGGCAGCAGGTGATCATGTTCTTACCATTTGGATGAAACATCTTTGACACAAATCGCACTGTAGGGGGTTTGTTGGGATATTCTTCTGTGAATTCTACGATGAGTTTAAATGTACCTGAAACAAAGGAACACATATGAGATTTTGGACCAACTGAGGGCACTTTGGAGATGTGACTTGAGGAGTCTCTTTCAATTAATTCTATTCAGGGAGATTTTTGATTAAGTTACTACATTTAACTCTATCTCTATATACAGTGGGGTACTTACCATCCTCAAAGGGAGTTCCTTCAGGGCTGTGAATTTAGAGAAAAGCgatattttgtcatttgttcAGACACAAAAATAAGATCTACACTTCAGAACCAAATTAATTTCTTACCCAAAAATGACTGCATTCCACACCATGATGTTGTTTTCAGAAGGGGCACCACTGACACCAGCTGGAGGATCCTCTTGTAGACTGCATACCCAAAAGGTTTagtaaataaatacactgaAGCAAAGTTTCAAGGCCTCAAAGGTAATGACCAGAGACTGTATTTctccactgagtccacagaaaGGTGTATTTCACAATCAAATGTCTCCTTTCATTGTCTAACCACACCCACATTTATAAGGTCAAACAAACATACCATACTTGGaaacacagctgttgccatggTTTCCTTTTCCTAACACAATGTGTCAGTGCCATTAATGATAAACGGTAGGAACTATTATTTACTAAATACAGAATTAGTTACATCATGAGCGACAAAGATGCTTATATTGTGCCTGCTCAAAGTTAGccgttaaaatttaaaattaccATAACTACCTAACTTGCAATTAAGCCTCAGAAACATTATATAATTGTTCTACTGTGAGATGCTCAATCACTACCCATTTATTGGCATTTATCTCCACATAACTGAGTCAGCTGCCTTCACAAAGTGTTGTGTTTATTCGGAACTTAAATCTTGGCCCCTCCacataaagataaaaatacaaaacacaatacaaatacaaaataccCAGAAAACCGCAAAATTCACTGAAGATGAAACTAGacatgaataaaagaaaaaaattaaaaagccaTATCAGTAATAGGTTTGGGCTACACCAAACTATATTCCTCCCAAACACCTGGAAATACCTGCTCACATTCCTGAATCCTGATACTTCAAATATGACATAATCAAAAGACCAGAGGCTCGATTTACAGTGAGGTCAAAACACGTTTAAGGACCCCGAAGAGGTAAAGTAACACACTACGATAAACAGTTAGGATCgcttacaaagaaaaaaaaaaccaaaacattttcCGTGGGCAGTATTACATTACGGTTATAAACGGAGCTGAAGGCCAATACACGGCCTGGCATTCGCTTTGTTTTACTATTGTTTCTCACCTTTGACATATTGATTTCTACTCGGAAATTTACATAATAATCTAACTTTATTCTGTTAATTCGCGTTTCGCTTCTTGGCGTTATTATTTGCCTCATTAACTCAAACTTTTGTAAGTTTGCGACCGTGGGGATGTCGAACCGTTTGCGCTGGTCAACAACGCAACTATCAAGCGGAAATATAAGATAAACGGAAGGAATACATTCGTGGAGTACTGGGGTTGAATGcgttgaaaaaaaatgtttaaaccaTGAAAAATGTCCGTCCGGCCACTCCTCACGCATATTCAAAGCTAAAAGGTTTAAAGAGTCAGCTAGGAGCTGTACGTTGACAGAAGCCTTAGTCAACCAACCTGCTAGCATTAGCTAGCTCCGTTAGCGTCACGGAAAGACGAAGCGCtttgaaaaaaattatatttcacATAAATGATTCACATTCGCCAAAGCATACGATAATCTATAGCGGTTGCCTTGTGGTTGTTTTTACACAGGAAACTCATAAATTTACTATATCCTGAAAAAACAGTGATTAGCTATGTCGGGCTAGCACAAGCTAGCATAATGATAGCTCCGAATTGTCAAAACGGCTAACGATGTCGGCATAATTCCTGTACACCAACTCACCGTTTAAAATCTCTCATAAGTCTTCTTCTGGCCGGGGTTGACATAGCTTAACTTGAAGAATACGTACAGACAAGGCAAAATAGTTGACAGGAGCTTATTTGCCTCTATTATAGTTAATGTAATTTGGGAACGTTACAGAAACCTTACAGAAGGGAGCCCAACTCTTCCGTCGTCCTATAAAGCTAATATGACGCTCTGGTTTGCATACATAGGTTCACACAGGACGATACCACATCAAgaaggaagggggggggggggaacatcTGCGATTACTAAGCAAACCTGAAATTTCTAGCATGAAAATGTCAGTAGACATTTTGTGTTGTTAGCATAAGTAGTTTCTATAAAAACGCTGTACTTTATTTCAACACGATAGATTTATCTAacacaatattttatttgattggAATCAACTCCCCACCCCATTCGAGTTAAGGGTGGCGCGGGGCGTGGCCACGGTGACGTAGCCTCGATGACGGGATGTTTGTGCTGCGCAGCTATGATGAAGGTCGGCCCTGTGACAGCTGTGCCAGCACGTGAGAGTGCAACTTTTAAAGCAGTTTTCTGTATTAAGCGAGCACACCAATAACTTTAATGTAGATATCTAATGGATAGAAAAAAAGTAGGATACCATGATTCTCTACACACATTATTTCATAAGCCATCTATGGCAGGAAGCAGAACAAGATGTACGGAGAAAAATCAAACTTtggaaaacctttttttaatgaattacaTCTTAtgtgtttccattttttaaCATATTGAGACAAACAAAATTTCAGCACTGGCAGTGGTTCATCTCAAATGCTTACTTTAGTGTATTCAAAGAACACTGCTATTTGTAGCATAAATCACAACAAGAACTAAacattaacttttttttgtctttaacaacACAAAATTCCACTTTTTACGCTGCTTTATTAATGCAGTTTCAGACCCATCCAGAACAGTGGCTCTGTTGTTAATAACAAAGAAATTCAATGAACATGACCACTCTGTGGCTTTAAGGCGAATGAATGCTTGTTTAGGCTTAGATGAGTTTCAGGCAAAAAGGAAGAGGTGTCAGGAAGATCACTTTTGTATTTTAGGATCCATGGTAAAGAAGCATGGTGCTGAAGAGGGTGTGGTCATAGAACTGCTCCGCTTTCACAGACTTAAGGTGCTCCACCTGACTGCCTCCAGTGCTAATGATCTCAGGTGAGCCGCTGTGGATGTGGTGGTCAAGGAGGATTTCTGCTGTTGGGCCGTTTGAGAAAAAGTCCTCACAGTGTCTTTCACCTGCCACTGTAAATGAAACAAATAGTCAAAAGGGCAAACAAATTGTTTTGATCGTGTTCCTGCCTCTAATAGAGAACAAACGAGGCGGGgggtgattttgttttgcacaactatttaaaattctttttaCTACAATTCTGTAAGCAGCCACGTAAAAATAATGTCTATTACATGGCCAGCTTTCAACGCACATCAAGTGGTATCCAACTctttggattttaaaaaaagagatcaATAAATTGCGAAATAGACTCCACAGGTTTATGTAATCTCAAAAGTTTTGACCTGAGACCTTGTTTTAAAATAGGTCACGTCCTGATCTGTAGTAATTCTGACATACAATTTGCATTGTACCACCGTGACCTAGTTCTGTGTCATTTCACAAGAAAAATCACAAGTCTTTTAAGCTCCATGACCCAACATCACAAGCAGAATTGTAAAAAATGTCAAAGGCACTGTATTTGCAATCAACTGAAAAATgtaagcattttaaaaaaaaaataaacacagatgttgtgagacaggagaaaaaaagagcacgAGGATACACCAAGAAAACAAAGGCCACATTTATAAACTTTATACACATTTAATGATGTCAAGCAGTCAAGTACAAAGCTAAATCTGCTCAGTACTCAAAACATTGGATGCCCCAGATTCAAAGACTACACACTCAAACCTTCTGCCacgtaaaacaaaaacagaaaccatGTTCAACATGAAATAGTACTACAAAATACAGAAAGAATCCCCCCCCCCAGCGTCTATAAAATTTGAACACAGCATACATTAAGTTACCATTTGGATTACTTAACGCAGCTTAACAAATAAGGCCTTTTGCAAAGTGTAAAAAACCATGCAAATTTTTTTTCAGCAGGACTGTTTGTACATAACCGATTGCAATATGGCCtgatattaatttaaaaaacacactgggTATTCTTCTGTAACACACGCAAATGCAAGCCTTGCTGCTAGTTACCTTAAAAGTtcgccaacacacacacacacatacacacacacatgcgcacacacacacagtaaacatTCATCATATTTCAGACCAATCAATTGCAAAGGTGAAAAAGAGGGGTTAACCAATTCTACTCTCATGGACCAGTAAATGTTACTAAAGGGCATCTAGAAACTCCAAGAAAGCTGCACAGTGAATTATGTAAATTTTAAAAGCTACATTCATGTTCAGATATGCTTTGGCATAAAGTCATTCTTCAATATAAAATGCGAAATTTCCAGAGACTTTCTTTatgtatgttttaaaaagtgcttagGTACCAATTTCACATAAATGTCAcctattaaatattattttaaatcaacaatatttactgatttattaaactgggagaaaaacaaactcaaacattgctatttttttttggtgttggCAGCAGAAGGTTGGTGTTCACAACATCAGGTGACAAATGAAGTTTTCCTTATTTCTTATTATACAATAATGCACAAGTTTATAAGCATTATAATAAGACGTggctaaatattttttatgaagcCAATATAAACATTTGCACTTTTAATGCAAACAACGTGGTATAATTGTGCAAAACAAAATCATCCTTTTATTTAAAACCTAATAAAAAGTAAGCATTACACGAGAACTGTCAGTATAATTGGACGTATGCACTGACTACATATCTGTATAACAAACACATATTAATACCTTTCTCCTTAAGAGTATAATCAGGTACATGGAAAAGTAGaaaatacaacacacacacacacacacacacacacacacacacacacacacgcacacagctaAATATCTTTCAAAGGAAGCTCTCCACCaaatcaaaaatgtatttcGATATCTGTGCATTACTCAAAAAGGAAACATACAACAAACATACAAATGGGAACATAAGCGTGTGCCATTTCACACACAAGCCCTTTACAAGTAGGCATAAGAGTTGGTGCAGCGACAGGGGGTCTGCATCGACGCCACAGTGATGACCTCCAGCTCTTTAGCTGTGGGGCTCGACCTGGCTGGTCCCCCCTGATCCATGGGCCCCGGCCCTTGTGATGGTGCAACCCCATTCATCCCAAATGCAAAGCTTCCTGGCCCACCTGAGGTTACAGTCGCTGCCAGCTCCATGTTCATGCTCTCCATCTGCGCATCTCCAGCTCCATCTAGTGGCCCATTCCCGTTAAGCAATTTGGGTTCCACGCAAAAACCTGAGAGCCAAGATGGGAGGAAAAATCAGTGAGCTGAGAGCCAGGACATGTTTCTTCCATCCAtttaaagaaagatttgttTAGAAGATACAATTAACCCAGATTTTTTCCTAAAAATACATGCAGACACTTGGTCATGTGATGAAAAGAAGAATATAGTTTGTAGGTGACATTTTGCTGATCACCAATTCACCAAAACTGAAttcttttttgttgtcattCATGGGGATATCATGCATGCTAGAAATAACTTAAACAGCTGAGTGTAAAAAGAAGTTGAGTACCCAACATCCTTTGGTGTTTCAACATAATCAATTAATATCAGGAAAATGAATTATAATCAATAAAAAGAGTCACTGTGTCACACTATTGCTGTGACTCACgtaaaatgtgaataaagtCTAACAAGACCCTTTGGAGGAAAGActtcagaaaatattttttaaaaagtaaataccTGCAGAGACCTACCCCTTAATCTCCTAGATACACTGATggcatcaatttcaaaatcctacttCACTTGGTTTTCAAGTTatcttgacctttgaccttgaggtcgaggtcactgagatttgaacttgatggcatcaatttcaaaatcctataCTGTCTCGTTCTcgagttattgcattcacaaacttTGGTGTGCATGACACTATGCCATCAACCTTTTACGGCTGAGGGGTAATAATGTCTTGAAAGTTTCAATTTCCTTTAAAAGgtaacagaagagaaaaaaaaagtatctgaACAGACCTGATCAGCTTAGTAACTTACCGTTAGTTCTAGCCTTCTTTCCAGGGTTTGCTTCCATGCCTTCGAAAGACCTTTTTCTGTTGGGCATACCATTCAAGAAGCTGCGTCCCTGGATGGTG
This is a stretch of genomic DNA from Pelmatolapia mariae isolate MD_Pm_ZW linkage group LG16_19, Pm_UMD_F_2, whole genome shotgun sequence. It encodes these proteins:
- the ube2al gene encoding ubiquitin conjugating enzyme E2 A, like; translated protein: MSTPARRRLMRDFKRLQEDPPAGVSGAPSENNIMVWNAVIFGPEGTPFEDGTFKLIVEFTEEYPNKPPTVRFVSKMFHPNVYADGSICLDILQNRWSPTYDVSSILTSIQSLLDEPNPNSPANSQAAQLYQENKREYEKRVSAIVEQSWRDS